The following is a genomic window from Salinibacterium sp. UTAS2018.
AGAACAATGAGCCTCATCGTTCAGAAGTTCGGTGGCTCGTCCGTTGCCGACGCTGAGAGTATCAAGCGCGTCGCCAAGCGAATCGTCGAGACCCGCAAAGCGGGAAACGACGTCGTAGTAGTGGTCTCTGCCATGGGCGACACCACCGACGAGCTCTTCGACCTCGCCGCGCAGGTTGTACCGGTGCCGAGCGGCCGCGAGCTCGACATGCTGCTCACCGCCGGTGAACGAATTTCGATGGCGCTTCTGGCGATGTCGATCAAAAGTTTGGGCGTCGATGCCCGCAGCTACACCGGCAGCCAGGCTGGAATGGTCACGGATGCCCAGCACGGCGCCGCTCGCATCGTGGAGGTTTCACCCCGCCGCGTTCGGGAGGCCCTCGATGATGGCGCTATCGCGATCGTCGCTGGCTTCCAAGGCTTCAACCGCGGCACCGGGGACATCACGACCCTCGGGCGCGGTGGTTCAGACACCACGGCCGTAGCGCTTGCCGCTGCCCTCGGCGCTGAAACCTGCGAGATCTACACCGACGTTGACGGAATCTTCACGGCGGATCCCCGCATCGTGAAGTCTGCCGGCAAAGTCGATGTCGTCACGAGCGAAGAGATGCTCGAGCTTGCTGCGGCGGGCGCCAAAGTTCTCGACGTGCGTGCTGTCGAATATGCGCGCCGTCACGGCGTCACAATTCATGTGCGGTCGTCGTTCAACAACAACACGGGCACGTTAGTGGTCAATCCGAAGGATGGAGAGAGCGTGGAAGAAGCAATCATCACAGGTGTTGCCTCCGATCTGAGCGAAGCGAAGATCACGGTGGTGGGAGTTCCTGACGTTCCCGGTAAGGCTGCGCAGATCTTCACGATCGTGGCGTCAGCCAATGCCAACATCGACATGATCGTTCAGAACGTTTCGCTGGCATCCACAGGTCGCACCGATATCTCCTTCACTCTGAAGAAGTCGGATGCCGAAGACGTGTTGCGTGCGCTGACCTTCCGTCAAGAAGAAGTTGGCTTTGAGTCGCTGCAGCACGACGACCAGATCGGCAAGCTGTCGGTTGTTGGTGGCGGTATGCGCACCAACGCGGGAGTTTCCGCTCGCCTCTTCACGGCGCTCTTCGAGGCCGGTATCAACATGGAAATGATCTCTACGAGTGAGATTCGTATCTCTGTGGTGACGCGCGCCGACACCGTTGCTGAGGCTGTTCGCGTGGTTCACACCGCGTTCGGGC
Proteins encoded in this region:
- a CDS encoding aspartate kinase yields the protein MSLIVQKFGGSSVADAESIKRVAKRIVETRKAGNDVVVVVSAMGDTTDELFDLAAQVVPVPSGRELDMLLTAGERISMALLAMSIKSLGVDARSYTGSQAGMVTDAQHGAARIVEVSPRRVREALDDGAIAIVAGFQGFNRGTGDITTLGRGGSDTTAVALAAALGAETCEIYTDVDGIFTADPRIVKSAGKVDVVTSEEMLELAAAGAKVLDVRAVEYARRHGVTIHVRSSFNNNTGTLVVNPKDGESVEEAIITGVASDLSEAKITVVGVPDVPGKAAQIFTIVASANANIDMIVQNVSLASTGRTDISFTLKKSDAEDVLRALTFRQEEVGFESLQHDDQIGKLSVVGGGMRTNAGVSARLFTALFEAGINMEMISTSEIRISVVTRADTVAEAVRVVHTAFGLDGDEEAVVHAGTGR